A genomic stretch from Pseudoliparis swirei isolate HS2019 ecotype Mariana Trench chromosome 18, NWPU_hadal_v1, whole genome shotgun sequence includes:
- the LOC130208266 gene encoding cystatin-F-like gives MMGLKTLLSLLGVLELMLAAGGRHGRLMPGSPTNISRKDPVLRQVVLRAACSFNNQSNDAFLFKPSAIHRAQRQVVKGVLYIVDLEISRTVCSKRDNNNLSNCDFQPEGRLQQTFQCHTEVWVIPWRNETRTLVLDCKP, from the exons ATGATGGGACTGAAGACGCTGCTGTCGCTGCTCGGTGTTCTGG AGCTCATGCTGGCGGCCGGCGGTCGTCATGGCCGCCTCATGCCCGGGTCTCCAACCAACATCAGCAGGAAGGACCCCGTCCTCCGGCAGGTCGTCCTCAGAGCCGCCTGCTCCTTCAACAACCAATCAAACGACGCCTTCCTCTTCAAGCCCTCGGCCATCCACAGAGCTCAGCGCCAg GTCGTTAAGGGGGTTCTGTACATCGTGGACCTGGAGATCTCCAGAACCGTCTGCAGTAAACgagacaacaacaacctgtCCAACTGTGACTTTCAGCCTGAAGGTCGTCTGCAGCAG ACGTTTCAGTGCCACACTGAGGTTTGGGTGATCccctggaggaacgagaccaGGACTCTGGTGTTGGACTGTAAACCCTGA